A genomic window from Lasioglossum baleicum chromosome 7, iyLasBale1, whole genome shotgun sequence includes:
- the LOC143211010 gene encoding tight junction protein 1-like isoform X4, translating to MKMFGKLFHSGKRKKKRRDSKRTSMKKRSTLPSVPHDNFLLAGNQPRKHKRRHRNGDRGWEVHHVTVTRVPGYGFGIAVSGGRDNPHFTNGDPAIAISDVLKAGPAEGKLQVNDRIISANGISLEGADYGAAIRVLRDSGSTVLLVVKRRAASNSSGTGNSTLQSHRLTLTRNNKKDDFGIVLGCRLYVKEVTRENSGVKLGDVLTRIGSVATDNMSLKEAKKLMDQCKDRLSIVVTRENSCCHGQQQAKTETGEYLSGTTSYSSQNLYVPPPTRQPIEDKSNLVPRGRTRGPLMDVSLSQLDLPATPTVDPPRPPPPRPEDYYGTRRQLYDEDLSRNKLPMPDPRFITFQKEGSVGVRLSGGNETGVFVTAVQAGSPASLQGLQPGDKILKINDMDMKGVTREEAVLFLLSLQEQIDLIVQHRRQEYDQVVASGKGDSFHIKTHFHYEQPQKGEMSFRSGDVFHVVDTLHNGVVGSWQVFRIGRNNQEVQKGIIPNKARAEELATAQFNATKKEMSASESRGSFFRRRRSSHRRSKSLGRDHWDDVVFSDSVSKFPAYERVILRHPGFVRPVVLFGPVADLAREKLLKDFPDKFTSPQMENQLEDSVGKNTKPSGIIRLSAIREVMDRGKHALLDITPNAVDRLNYAQFYPIVIFLKAETKQIIKEMRAGIPKSAHKSSKKLLEQCQKLDKIWGHTFSAVITLTTPEAWYRKLRELIDRQQQGLLWMSQTKPEEALSDDFLFPMTSRLSYASSPESDLELSPAPALSGALGAPSRLKSSSDPSIATQDDIAAPPPYSTTYQQSFEQPKRRSQGGMGDGKYGFSLSGQVSNQSGSPEYFSGSFEPRSSHHSPPDLPPRVDRNAKPSSQSGRNTIGRSAQERLLNKTDSVLDVANYINATPHKANATSSLERAQPKAGSYDSVSSYDSYNNTNGNASYGTPGLNTSTGRLGPNVPDDMKGGGAPSRSHDPYRFTRSTAQPIPSHESQTRTDYAKYSRTTDYKSITLSQNKPGGSYKPIPPPKPKNYRPPQTNITQTESNGNEGNTTTHQHSKSYSIATSHVEGNNNVQRNSETT from the exons ATGAAAATGTTCGGTAAATTATTTCATAGtgggaaaagaaaaaagaagagacGTGACTCGAAAAGAACATCAATGAAAAAACGGAGCACTCTGCCCAGTGTACCACATGACAACTTCCTCTTGGCCGGAAACCAACCAAGGAAACACAAACGAAGGCACAGA AACGGAGACAGGGGATGGGAGGTCCATCATGTCACAGTTACCAGAGTTCCCGGTTACGGgttcggaatcgcagtttccggTGGACGGGACAATCCCCATTTTACCAATGGCGATCCGGCCATAGCGATCTCCGACGTTTTAAAAGCTGGCCCCGCCGAAGGAAAATTACA AGTAAATGATCGGATCATATCCGCGAATGGAATATCGTTGGAGGGCGCCGATTATGGAGCCGCGATCCGCGTCCTCAGGGATTCTGGATCAACCGTTCTGCTGGTTGTCAAGCGTCGAGCTGCATCGAATTCCTCGGGCACAGGAAACTCCACTCTTCAGAGCCATAGACTAACTCTTacgagaaataataaaaaagacg ATTTCGGAATTGTCCTTGGTTGTCGGCTCTACGTAAAGGAAGTAACGCGAGAGAACTCGGGAGTAAAACTAGGGGATGTATTAACTCGAATCGGTAGCGTGGCTACGGATAACATGAGCCTCAAGGAAGCCAAAAAATTGATGGACCAATGCAAAGACAGATTGTCGATTGTAGTAACCCGAGAGAATTCTTGTTGTCACGGCCAACAGCAAGCAAAGACTGAAACTGGAGAGTATCTCTCGGGAACAACGAGCTACAGTAGTCAGAACTTGTATGTTCCACCACCAACACGACAACCAATAGAAGATAAAAGCAATCTTGTTCCTAGAGGTCGGACAAGAGGACCTCTCATGGACGTCTCTCTCAGTCAGTTGGATCTCCCTGCAACGCCCACCGTTGATCCTCCTAGACCACCGCCTCCCAGACCAGAAG ATTATTATGGGACGAGGAGGCAACTATATGATGAGGATTTATCTCGGAATAAGCTTCCAAT GCCCGATCCCCGATTCATTACGTTCCAAAAAGAAGGATCGGTGGGTGTTCGTCTAAGCGGTGGGAACGAAACTGGCGTTTTTGTCACTGCTGTTCAAGCAGGGAGTCCAGCATCTCTTCAGGGTTTGCAACCTGGCGATAAAATTCTAAag ATAAATGATATGGACATGAAAGGAgtaacgagagaagaagcggtTCTTTTTTTGCTCAGTCTGCAAGAGCAGATTGACTTGATTGTTCAGCATCGACGACAAGAATACGATCAAGTAGTAGCTTCGGGAAAAGGCGATTCTTTTCACATAAA GACCCACTTCCATTACGAACAACCTCAAAAGGGTGAAATGAGTTTCCGAAGCGGAGATGTGTTTCACGTGGTGGATACGTTACACAATGGGGTTGTTGGCTCTTGGCAAGTCTTCCGCATCGGTAGAAATAATCAGGAAGTACAAAAAGGCATTATCCCGAATAAAGCACGAGCCGAGGAACTGGCAACCGCGCAGTTTAATGCAACCAAGAAGGAAATGAGTGCAAGTGAAAGCAGAGGTAGCTTCTTtaggagaagaagaagcagcCATAGACGTTCAAAATCGTTAGGAAGG GATCACTGGGACGACGTTGTGTTCTCAGATAGCGTTAGCAAATTTCCTGCCTACGAACGAGTTATTCTGAGGCATCCGGGTTTCGTCAGACCCGTCGTCCTTTTCGGACCAGTTGCAGACCTAGCTAGAGAAAAACTGTTAAAAGATTTCCCCGATAAATTTACGTCGCCAC AAATGGAGAATCAATTGGAGGATAGCGTCGGTAAGAATACTAAGCCATCAGGCATCATTCGATTGAGTGCCATTAGAGAAGTGATGGATCGTGGAAAACATGCTCTGCTCGACATTACTCCAAACGCAGTGGACCGACTGAACTACGCGCAGTTCTATCCCATAGTTATTTTTCTGAAAGCAGAAACGAAGCAGATTATCAAGGAAATGCGAGCTGGAATTCCCAA ATCAGCACACAAGAGTAGCAAGAAGCTTTTGGAACAATGCCAGAAACTGGACAAAATTTGGGGTCACACTTTCAGTGCCGTGATAACGTTAACAACGCCTGAAGCTTGGTACCGGAAGCTGAGGGAATTGATCGACCGACAACAACAGGGATTACTATGGATGAGTCAGACCAAG CCAGAAGAAGCACTCTCGGATGACTTCCTATTCCCGATGACTTCTCGCCTCTCCTATGCTTCCTCCCCGGAGAGTGACTTGGAACTTAGTCCGGCACCAGCACTGTCGGGTGCATTGGGTGCACCCTCCAGATTGAAGAGCAGCTCTGATCCAAGTATTGCCACGCAAGATGATATCGCTGCCCCACCACCGTACTCGACCACTTATCAG CAATCGTTCGAGCAACCAAAAAGAAGATCACAGGGTGGAATGGGGGATGGGAAGTATGGATTTTCGTTGTCGGGGCAAGTCAGTAATCAGTCTGGTTCCCCTGAATATTTCAGTGGTTCGTTCGAACCAAGATCATCTCATCATAGCCCTCCTGATTTGCCACCGCGAGTTGATCGGAATGCTAAACCTAGTAGTCAGTCGGGAAGAAATACCATTGGTAGGTCCGCGCAAGAAAGATTACTTAATAAAACAGATTCAGTGTTGGATGTAGCCAATTATATAAATGCCACACCTCATAAAGCAAATGCTACGTCATCGCTGGAAAGAGCTCAACCAAAAGCG GGAAGTTACGACAGCGTGTCTTCTTACGATTCTTATAATAATACGAATGGAAACGCAAGTTATGGAACACCAGGTTTGAATACGTCAACCGGCCGATTGGGCCCTAACGTACCAGATGACATGAAAGGTGGTGGTGCACCGTCAAGATCACACGACCCTTATAGATTCACCAGATCAACAGCACAACCGATTCCCAGCCATGAATCACAAACACGGACTGATTACGCTAAATACAG CCGCACAACTGATTACAAGTCGATAACACTATCCCAAAACAAACCTGGAGGATCGTACAAGCCAATACCACCTCCGAAACCAAAAAACTATAGACCACCGCAGACGAATATAACACAAACAGAAAGCAACGGGAACGAAGGAAACACCACAACCCATCAACATTCAAAAAGCTACTCCATTGCTACCTCTCAC GTAGAAGGTAATAACAACGTTCAGCGTAACAGTG AAACAACGTGA